cgaagaCTATGTAAATGATTTTACCAAAATCCGTGGGGTTCCATTCTAATGATAAAGGGTTTTGTTTACTAGGGTTCATCTTTACCAACACTGTCGGCAATCGATTATGTGAATGGGGCGAAATCGATTATTTATGCCAACGAGAATATCACCAATCAAAATGCTCTCGcaatcaatcaaaatcttCAAGAATACCTGCGAGAAATGAAACGAAAGCTGGAATCATTGCTTTACAACGTTCGCGAAAAGTACAAATCAAATGAGGTGCTTCGAGAACGGCTAATAGACGAAACGACCACATCGAAAAAAGACCTCAGATGCACGTCGTTCTTTTTCTGTGGTAAGCCATACTTCAAGCAAATGGATCTGTTTTCGGCGCCGGTAAACTCAGACTACCTGTACCGAAAGAATGTCAAAAACGAATACTTTCCCATCGACCATTTGGACACGTTCAAGCCGTGGAGTGCAAAGGACAAACTGTTTTTGGTGAACGGAGTGAAGGAGCAAttgttgacatttttaatGTCGAATCAGAGAGACGCTGCTAGAAATGTGAAGTCGAACACGAGACACGGAGAGAAAACGCGCAAATCGATATTGGAAGACCGGTCGCTGCAAAGTAAAAAGTTGACCGAATTATTCGAATTGGCCAAGGGAAGCAATTTTGTGATTGACTGGTTCACAATATCGACCAAGCATTTGGATGAACGACACTCAACACTGGAATGTATGGGAATATGGATGAACAATTTGATACCATCGTTAAACCGCTCGAAATGGACGGACCAGGACGATGAAAAACTGCTGGGAATCGCTGACGAATATAATTGCCAAAATTGGAATCAGATCGGCAAGGAATTGAACGGTCGTTCCGGTTACGATTGTGTTATACGTTATCAGGGACTGATAAACGATCACAATGTATTGAAACATTGCCGATGGACGAAGGAAGAAGATGAGGTGTTGAGGGAAGCAGTCGAAACGTGTCGCATTGGTAGCTTTATACCCTGGACAAAGGTAACCGACAGACTGCCTATGCGATCGAAAATGCAAGTTTATCACAGGTGAGCTTCAAGAGAATGTCTCTCGCAATACCTTTTTCATTGAAACGATTCCCTTTTCAGATACATGTTCACCCTCAATCCGAGTATAAAGAAGGAGAAGTTCACAGTCGAAGAAGACTGCATCATAACAGCAGCAGTAAAACAGTACGGCACAAACTTCCACAAGTTTTCTACGAATCTGCTACCCGGAAGAACTTTGGTTCAAATTCGCCATCGGTACACAAATGTTCTGAAGCATGTGGACAATTTCAAAGAGTGGACAGTCGAAGATGACATAAGACTGATGGAGCTCACAAAAGAATTTGGTGCCTCCGATTGGGTGAACATTTCCAAGCAACTCGTCCATCACACAAGACTCAGCTGTCGTTCACGTTACGTCACCatctcaaaatttttggaaaagaaTCCCAACAGCGAAGTGAAAGATGTGCCGCGACGAGCACGAAAGCTATCGACTaatgtaaaagaaaacaattggATGGAAGAGATTGTgaactacaaaaaaaagttgcacgCTGACGAAGCCGCGCAAAGTCGAGAAGGCCAGCCAGCAACTGCTGCCGGACAAGATTTCCAcgaatttttcaagttttcctACAATTTCGAATTGAAGCAACTATGCGAAGCTGACGAACCGGCTTCCGATAAATGTCGAGCCATCAGCCACATACTGCAGAACACTGTCTATCCAAAAGATCATAAACTGTTGTACGGTCCGACCGATTGCCGTATCGATATGGCATCGATGATCAGCTGTGATGATACCAAAGAATACATGCTGCCACCTAGTCGGAGCACAGCACTAATGCTACGTGGACTATCCGTTCTCTATCCGAATACGGAGAAAATGCCTGAAAGCGTTCCCGCAGACTCACCGGCCTTACAACTGTTTaagaaacgatttttcttgttgctGTATAGTTCGGCAGTTGCCTCGTACACCACAATGCCATCCACTCGGAGACAATCGACAGACACCGGCGATTCTCCAGCGAAACGGAGAAAATGCTAGTTTTggataattttgaatttttagttATAATCGTACAGCTGTACTGTGAATATATGAAGAACAAATAAATTCTAATTCGGTTCATAATTGTTGATATACAATACGTTTTATGCGACCATCATTGCTACCCAAGGTACCCGAAATGATGTTGGAAAGAATTGTTTAATTCCGTAGAAAAGGGctaaaaaagtagaaaaagtAGACTCAATCACATCAACGGTTTGCCTCCTCACTATTCTTATCTAACTTCACCAACACACAATGAATTTGGTGATACCGTATGCTCATTCTGCCCACCACAACTTACATCTCATGAACTTAAGTCAGTAAATGCCAAATAATAACGCAACAACGTTGATAGCACTTTGATTAGGTCACTCCATGCAAATGTCTCAACTTTCTCGTTTCAGCACTATCTTCCGAGCCAGATGAGTGTCGTTATACAACATTCAATCTATCATCAGCTAGCTCATTAATTATATGACAGTTTCATCTATCTCCTTCATAGCACATGTGGCACGAAGTATAAGAATGCTTTACTTAAGTGGGAAATTAGTGcgtatagactgttatgatcagagcgagagaaccgaagactagttaattaaaacttgccttggggtacttgtcaaaatattgctgtttctttcaacatgttacgttgagagcgagaggaccgaataCTAGTCTATTATAAGttgtcttggggtacttgtcaaaatatttctttcgcTTTCATCATACCACTCTATGggatttttttcacttcaacGATTCGGTTGGGTCTATGTAAgataattcatttgaaaaaaagtaaGCAGAACCTGAGTTATTGACTTCGCTATAAGTGAATCTGTTGGTTTGAAATGAATTATCTTACATAGACCCAACCGACTGTTGCAAAGACGATATTACCAAAGAAGTTAGATAGCCTGATCCAAGGAGAGTAATAGACTGTCAGAGCGAAATACTGCCCGCCAGTAAATAGTAACTTGCCATCGGGTACTCGTCATTGAGAGCGATTTCCGACTAGTTAattttaagagcaatggaccctttgcaaatttgtagcctacatttaggcggaaaaatattcgtattttaagggtttttctacaccaaaatctttttttgaaaaagaaaaaccactaaagcatgcaaaaatgtgttacttttgaaagtCTGTAAAGGTTTCTTCAAGTGTGGCaagttatcacccacaaaccaattttcctttaaaagtaaccgatttttgcatgctttaggatttactttttcaaaaaaaagattttggttcagagaaatcatcaaaaaacgaatatttttccgcctaaatgtaggccacaaatttgcaaagggtccgTTACTTTTATGTCTTAATCTTAATCACCAGTCCAAATAAGAGGAATTAcatacaaattgttttttatttattcgtgaatttttgaatGCTGACCCACAGATCAGTCTGGTTTTCTCTTTCCGTGAACACTCAATTTTCATATACCT
Above is a genomic segment from Bradysia coprophila strain Holo2 unplaced genomic scaffold, BU_Bcop_v1 contig_24, whole genome shotgun sequence containing:
- the LOC119077670 gene encoding myb-like protein L; translation: MSDSLEAEENLYENESDFEQEPDTDDDDDDEDYGSSLPTLSAIDYVNGAKSIIYANENITNQNALAINQNLQEYLREMKRKLESLLYNVREKYKSNEVLRERLIDETTTSKKDLRCTSFFFCGKPYFKQMDLFSAPVNSDYLYRKNVKNEYFPIDHLDTFKPWSAKDKLFLVNGVKEQLLTFLMSNQRDAARNVKSNTRHGEKTRKSILEDRSLQSKKLTELFELAKGSNFVIDWFTISTKHLDERHSTLECMGIWMNNLIPSLNRSKWTDQDDEKLLGIADEYNCQNWNQIGKELNGRSGYDCVIRYQGLINDHNVLKHCRWTKEEDEVLREAVETCRIGSFIPWTKVTDRLPMRSKMQVYHRYMFTLNPSIKKEKFTVEEDCIITAAVKQYGTNFHKFSTNLLPGRTLVQIRHRYTNVLKHVDNFKEWTVEDDIRLMELTKEFGASDWVNISKQLVHHTRLSCRSRYVTISKFLEKNPNSEVKDVPRRARKLSTNVKENNWMEEIVNYKKKLHADEAAQSREGQPATAAGQDFHEFFKFSYNFELKQLCEADEPASDKCRAISHILQNTVYPKDHKLLYGPTDCRIDMASMISCDDTKEYMLPPSRSTALMLRGLSVLYPNTEKMPESVPADSPALQLFKKRFFLLLYSSAVASYTTMPSTRRQSTDTGDSPAKRRKC